From Pseudomonas putida, one genomic window encodes:
- the cysQ gene encoding 3'(2'),5'-bisphosphate nucleotidase CysQ — protein sequence MNDQQLMHAVVQLAGLAGQAILPFWRADVAVTNKADDSPVTAADLAAHRVIADGLQALAPQIPVLSEEDCNIPLAERQGWQRWWLVDPLDGTKEFIAGSEEFTVNIALIENGEVVFGVVSMPTSGRCYFGGHGLGAWRAEAGGEPQPVQVRNAPPADGRFTVVASRRHSSPQQEALLAGLGAAVGELELANIGSSLKFCLLAEGSADCYPRLAPTSQWDTAAAQGVLEGAGGEVIGVDGQPFCYPPRESLLNPFFLALPAAASWRQALIQLASAM from the coding sequence ATGAACGACCAGCAACTGATGCATGCAGTGGTGCAACTGGCCGGCCTGGCAGGGCAGGCGATCCTGCCGTTCTGGCGCGCCGACGTCGCAGTGACCAACAAGGCGGATGATTCGCCGGTGACCGCCGCCGACCTGGCCGCACACCGGGTAATCGCCGACGGGCTGCAGGCCCTGGCGCCGCAGATCCCGGTGCTGTCCGAGGAAGACTGCAATATCCCGTTGGCCGAGCGCCAGGGCTGGCAGCGCTGGTGGCTGGTCGACCCTTTGGACGGTACCAAGGAGTTCATCGCAGGCAGCGAAGAGTTCACCGTCAATATCGCGCTGATCGAAAACGGCGAAGTGGTGTTTGGCGTGGTTTCGATGCCGACCAGCGGCCGCTGTTACTTCGGTGGCCACGGCCTGGGCGCCTGGCGGGCAGAGGCCGGCGGCGAGCCCCAGCCGGTCCAGGTGCGTAACGCGCCGCCTGCCGATGGCCGTTTCACCGTGGTCGCCAGCCGGCGCCACTCCAGCCCCCAGCAGGAGGCGTTGCTGGCTGGCCTGGGCGCTGCTGTCGGCGAGCTGGAGCTGGCCAATATCGGCAGCTCGCTCAAGTTCTGCCTGCTGGCCGAAGGCAGCGCCGACTGCTACCCGCGACTGGCGCCGACATCGCAGTGGGACACCGCTGCGGCGCAAGGTGTGCTGGAAGGGGCAGGCGGGGAAGTGATTGGCGTGGACGGCCAGCCGTTCTGCTACCCGCCGCGCGAATCCCTGCTCAACCCCTTCTTCCTGGCTTTGCCCGCAGCGGCAAGCTGGCGTCAGGCGCTGATCCAGCTCGCCTCAGCGATGTAA
- the nudE gene encoding ADP compounds hydrolase NudE, with translation MRQKPTVLSREIVASSRLFRVEAVQLRFSNGTERTYERLVGRGNGYGAVMIVAMLDAEHAVLVEEYCGGTDEYEVSLPKGLIEPGEDVLAAADRELKEEAGFGARQLEHLTELSLSPGYMSQKIQVVLATDLYEERLEGDEPEPMRVDKVNLRELSALAMHPQFSEGRALAALYLARDLLIQRGLLEV, from the coding sequence ATGCGCCAGAAACCCACCGTTCTCAGCCGCGAGATCGTCGCCAGCAGCCGCTTGTTCCGCGTCGAGGCCGTGCAGTTGCGCTTCAGCAATGGCACCGAGCGTACCTACGAGCGTCTGGTCGGGCGCGGCAATGGCTACGGCGCGGTCATGATCGTGGCCATGCTAGATGCCGAGCACGCCGTGTTGGTCGAGGAGTATTGCGGTGGCACGGATGAATACGAAGTGTCCCTGCCCAAAGGCCTGATCGAACCGGGCGAGGATGTGCTGGCCGCGGCTGACCGGGAGCTCAAGGAAGAAGCCGGCTTTGGCGCGCGCCAGCTGGAACATTTGACCGAGCTGTCGCTGTCGCCCGGCTACATGAGCCAGAAGATCCAGGTGGTGCTGGCCACCGACCTTTACGAAGAGCGGCTGGAGGGCGACGAGCCGGAGCCGATGCGGGTCGACAAGGTCAACCTTCGCGAACTCTCGGCGCTGGCCATGCACCCCCAGTTCAGCGAGGGGCGGGCGTTGGCGGCGTTGTACTTGGCGCGCGACCTGCTGATCCAGCGGGGGCTGCTCGAGGTATGA